One segment of Paenibacillus sp. FSL R7-0337 DNA contains the following:
- a CDS encoding toxic anion resistance protein, which yields MSTQLIELRKEDEQKVVQEASQLIEQVAKTDTVALDSLMDDIGKLGVKTQEKAGQTLKLLDRPVNDLMSGKRVEVPNMIMKLRGECETLQQSKNVSFFGKMLRKSPLKNYVYKYQSVRTNIDAIITGLRDGRDTLEESIVNMRQLKRTSMEEIYNLQTKIAFGNKLKELFEVEIAKPENEFRKAYLERGLRKVMVRIQSMTEMILLYNQAIAATDIINDNNDKLIDSVNNAIDKTSNLITVSAMIAMSLADQENVINAVEATNKTIEDQFKENARLLRTTTEKTTELLSKPSMSLEAVNQAIGDLLSALDTSEQSNRRIIESCQDYTSKMTTINTQLNNRLGLNEGSQPQALKQAESGLSSFLN from the coding sequence ATGTCCACGCAGTTAATTGAGCTTAGAAAAGAAGATGAGCAGAAGGTAGTCCAGGAGGCTTCCCAGCTAATTGAGCAGGTAGCCAAGACTGACACGGTGGCACTGGATTCCCTGATGGATGATATCGGGAAGCTTGGGGTGAAGACGCAGGAGAAGGCAGGCCAGACGCTGAAGCTGCTGGACCGCCCGGTCAATGACCTGATGAGCGGTAAGCGGGTGGAAGTACCCAATATGATTATGAAGCTGCGGGGTGAGTGCGAGACCCTTCAGCAGAGCAAGAATGTCAGCTTCTTCGGCAAAATGCTGCGCAAAAGCCCGCTTAAGAATTATGTCTACAAATATCAGTCGGTCCGCACCAACATTGATGCCATTATCACCGGTCTGCGTGACGGACGGGATACGCTGGAGGAGAGCATCGTTAACATGCGCCAGCTGAAGCGTACCTCCATGGAGGAGATCTATAACCTCCAGACCAAGATCGCCTTCGGCAATAAGCTGAAGGAGCTGTTCGAGGTTGAGATCGCCAAGCCCGAGAATGAATTCCGCAAAGCGTATCTGGAGCGGGGGCTGCGCAAGGTTATGGTGCGGATTCAGTCCATGACCGAGATGATTCTGCTCTACAATCAGGCGATTGCGGCAACGGATATCATCAATGACAATAATGACAAGCTGATTGATTCCGTAAACAACGCGATTGATAAGACTTCTAACCTGATCACCGTCTCGGCGATGATTGCCATGTCCCTGGCCGATCAGGAGAATGTCATCAATGCAGTGGAAGCCACCAACAAGACGATCGAGGACCAGTTCAAGGAGAATGCGCGGCTGCTGCGCACGACGACCGAGAAGACCACGGAGCTGCTCTCCAAGCCGTCCATGTCCCTGGAAGCCGTGAATCAGGCCATTGGCGACCTTCTCAGCGCCCTGGATACCTCGGAGCAGTCCAACCGGCGGATTATCGAGAGCTGTCAGGACTATACGTCCAAAATGACCACCATCAACACCCAGCTTAACAACCGGCTCGGGCTTAACGAAGGCTCACAGCCGCAGGCTTTGAAGCAGGCGGAGAGCGGGCTGAGCAGCTTTTTGAACTAG
- a CDS encoding formate/nitrite transporter family protein: protein MENEALLQVEKLALKKQKIFRQSVWRYIARAMLASMFIGFGVIVAFKTGNFFYMEQSPMTYPMAAITFGAAIILISYGGGDLFTGDTFYYTYAALRRKLAWTEVVRMWVVSYLGNILGATAFALLIFLTGLFYDSSVNGFLLNVVAHKMEAPAMQLFFRAILCNWLVCLAFFVPMSMKNDGAKMFAMVLFVFCFFISGYEHSIANMCTFAIALVLDHPGTISWGGVVHNLVPVTLGNLIGGGVLMGVMYYYVNKPFLEDESH, encoded by the coding sequence ATGGAGAACGAGGCACTGCTGCAGGTAGAGAAGCTTGCACTTAAGAAACAGAAGATCTTCCGGCAAAGCGTATGGCGTTACATTGCCAGGGCCATGCTCGCCAGCATGTTTATCGGATTCGGCGTGATCGTAGCCTTTAAGACCGGCAACTTCTTCTATATGGAACAATCGCCGATGACCTATCCGATGGCTGCAATCACGTTCGGCGCAGCCATCATCCTGATTTCCTACGGCGGGGGCGATTTGTTCACCGGGGACACTTTTTATTACACCTATGCGGCACTGAGGCGCAAGCTGGCATGGACTGAGGTTGTGCGGATGTGGGTCGTCAGCTACCTGGGCAATATTCTTGGGGCTACGGCGTTTGCGCTGCTTATTTTTCTGACCGGATTGTTCTATGATTCCTCTGTCAACGGGTTCCTGCTGAATGTGGTGGCCCATAAGATGGAAGCTCCGGCGATGCAGCTGTTCTTCCGGGCGATTCTCTGTAACTGGCTCGTCTGTCTGGCCTTTTTCGTGCCGATGTCAATGAAGAACGACGGTGCCAAAATGTTCGCCATGGTGCTGTTTGTGTTCTGCTTCTTCATCTCGGGTTACGAGCATAGTATTGCCAACATGTGTACCTTCGCGATTGCCCTCGTCCTGGACCACCCCGGTACGATCTCCTGGGGAGGCGTGGTGCATAATCTCGTCCCGGTCACATTAGGCAATCTCATCGGCGGCGGCGTGCTAATGGGCGTGATGTATTACTATGTGAACAAGCCATTTCTGGAGGATGAGTCTCACTGA
- a CDS encoding rhodanese-like domain-containing protein, with protein sequence MKRQAKSQVLAAQAADPADAVRHFTAKAAFETDVADVAYDLSEGITGFRLIDVRDAHSYAEAHLPGALSLPGGLLHTTSPEWSKEEVLVIYCWGPACNGASKAAAQLAAQGYLVKEMLGGIEYWRKEGGNLEGTLKENAPLYWNVSDSSL encoded by the coding sequence ATGAAAAGACAGGCAAAATCTCAAGTACTGGCTGCACAGGCTGCGGACCCGGCGGATGCAGTAAGGCATTTCACCGCAAAAGCAGCATTCGAAACGGATGTCGCCGATGTTGCTTATGATCTGAGCGAAGGAATTACCGGCTTCCGGCTTATCGATGTTCGTGATGCCCATTCTTATGCGGAAGCGCATCTGCCGGGTGCCCTCTCTCTGCCCGGAGGCCTCCTACACACCACTTCCCCGGAGTGGTCCAAGGAGGAGGTTCTGGTGATCTATTGCTGGGGGCCTGCCTGTAATGGAGCCAGCAAAGCCGCTGCACAGCTCGCCGCACAGGGGTACTTGGTGAAAGAAATGCTCGGAGGCATAGAGTATTGGCGCAAGGAAGGGGGAAATCTGGAGGGGACTCTTAAGGAGAACGCCCCTCTATATTGGAACGTATCTGACAGCTCACTATAA
- a CDS encoding LysR family transcriptional regulator produces the protein MELTYLRTFCAVVDHGSYTRAADVLGYAQPSVTAQIAKLEEMYGATLLERSGRGVVPTFAGRNLLPYARQMLVLSEEARAVITGGDQGTLNIGAIETLAAYFLPHRLHQYRMRYPGMQLRVQPGSEEDIIAAVLEKSIQFGLIFDVPFHTGDLITLPLREEALYVVTHPKHPLAAETAVTPVQLEGEMLVLTEHTCTYRKQLLQVFRESGVAARVGMEFGNLEGIKQAVKHNWGTGFLPRYAVEEELRTGVLTGIPLAGQKERFYIQLIYRKELQLSPAFKDFIALMQ, from the coding sequence ATGGAATTAACTTACTTACGGACCTTTTGTGCTGTGGTTGATCACGGGAGCTATACGCGGGCGGCCGATGTGCTGGGGTACGCCCAGCCGAGTGTGACGGCACAGATTGCCAAGCTTGAGGAGATGTATGGAGCCACTTTGCTGGAACGTTCCGGCAGAGGGGTGGTTCCAACCTTCGCCGGCCGTAATCTGCTCCCGTATGCCCGGCAGATGCTGGTTCTGAGCGAAGAGGCTAGAGCAGTAATTACAGGCGGTGACCAGGGTACGCTGAACATTGGTGCTATTGAGACACTGGCCGCCTACTTCCTGCCTCACCGGCTTCATCAGTACCGGATGCGTTATCCGGGCATGCAGCTGCGGGTACAGCCTGGTTCTGAAGAGGATATTATTGCCGCCGTCCTAGAGAAATCCATTCAATTTGGTCTGATTTTCGATGTTCCTTTTCATACGGGCGACCTGATCACTCTGCCGCTGCGTGAAGAAGCGCTATATGTCGTTACCCATCCGAAGCACCCCTTAGCAGCCGAGACGGCAGTTACTCCTGTGCAACTGGAGGGGGAGATGCTGGTTTTGACAGAGCATACCTGCACTTACCGGAAGCAGCTGCTCCAGGTATTCAGAGAATCCGGTGTCGCTGCCCGTGTAGGCATGGAATTCGGGAATCTGGAGGGCATTAAGCAGGCGGTGAAGCATAACTGGGGGACAGGCTTTCTGCCGCGCTATGCGGTGGAGGAGGAGCTGCGTACAGGGGTATTGACGGGCATTCCTTTGGCGGGGCAAAAGGAGCGTTTCTACATTCAGTTAATCTACCGCAAGGAGCTGCAGCTCTCCCCAGCCTTCAAGGATTTCATTGCCCTGATGCAGTAG
- a CDS encoding TPM domain-containing protein, translating into MRKNLTLALVLILSLLWIPGVYAANVPAQQGVITDEARLLSAQEAESLTQIATTDRYTFHVLTVDSLAGSDISSYAADVYDTWGLKSRDILLLIAYEDHLTEITFINPGLQDALDAWSRQQGGAAGNAAINKVLEKYFNPYARNGDIPEGIRSVIQQMQAIGSSGQSGNTGSGASGGAASGTAGAASGANSSGSGFPLLPVAGGLVLAALLILLLYVLITGLRRRKGLSAQREQLADLLVRANHALESLQPFQGIVQGKTGEMVEGISKRLTSRLVEISALQTAGQAPLPPFYRLSALKTAAEQLQQTEGEFRASLEEEEKKVAVISDADRNVKQQITELKQAAPELEEQRQQAVRETGYTLEEIAQDLQELAEETAKADQLELFDPIAAQEITAQAKKRQQQIEQDVQDAGSFDDKLKAFPGVLAAARSRITGLIDQNSLHNMKVKPYDSLEQASAAASSMEAPLHSGDMDEVRRIGADMDALLTEAVAMTERQAMIRLNNLRDLETVRSTWATLSQRRNELQSRLAGAKNRFARQHLDALEKLLEEAGGALRQGAAEVPQLETWTSDARGEYDNARSGLDRLLALQDETANSMNSISSSLDSLEERLDSLRRLFTEGQSRVDAAYSLLHSRGIASQNRFQLSLLPEYTQLEQRLASSPYDLDQLEETGRSYASQIASFVEEANRLVRQKEEAERAARMAMLQEQQRREQARRRNSGPPGGGFGGGGRSSGGSSWGGGGGGGRSSGGSSFGGGKSGRSSGGSKW; encoded by the coding sequence TTGAGAAAAAACCTCACCCTCGCCTTGGTCTTGATATTATCGCTGCTGTGGATTCCGGGGGTCTATGCTGCGAATGTTCCCGCACAGCAGGGAGTAATTACGGATGAAGCCCGGCTGCTGTCTGCCCAAGAAGCAGAGAGTCTCACCCAGATTGCCACTACAGACCGGTACACCTTCCATGTCTTAACCGTTGATTCGCTGGCCGGGAGCGACATTTCCAGTTATGCTGCGGATGTATATGATACCTGGGGGCTGAAGTCCCGGGACATCCTGCTCCTGATTGCTTACGAAGATCATCTGACCGAGATCACCTTCATTAATCCCGGGCTGCAGGATGCACTCGATGCCTGGTCCAGACAACAGGGCGGAGCTGCGGGTAACGCAGCAATTAACAAGGTGCTGGAGAAATATTTCAATCCTTATGCCAGAAACGGAGATATTCCTGAAGGCATACGTTCTGTTATCCAGCAGATGCAAGCCATTGGCAGCAGCGGACAGAGCGGCAATACCGGCAGCGGTGCATCAGGCGGTGCTGCCTCAGGGACAGCAGGAGCTGCCTCAGGCGCTAACAGCAGCGGTAGCGGATTCCCTCTCCTGCCAGTCGCAGGCGGCCTTGTCTTGGCCGCCCTGCTGATACTGCTGCTGTATGTGCTAATTACCGGACTGCGCCGCCGCAAGGGACTATCCGCACAGCGTGAACAGCTCGCCGACCTGCTGGTACGGGCGAACCACGCCCTGGAATCCCTTCAGCCTTTCCAGGGGATTGTGCAGGGCAAGACCGGTGAGATGGTCGAAGGGATCTCGAAGCGTCTGACCTCCCGGCTGGTTGAAATCTCTGCATTGCAGACCGCCGGGCAGGCACCGTTGCCACCGTTCTACCGCTTGTCCGCACTTAAGACGGCAGCAGAGCAGCTTCAGCAGACAGAGGGGGAATTCCGCGCCTCCCTGGAGGAAGAGGAGAAAAAGGTCGCGGTCATAAGCGATGCCGACCGGAACGTCAAACAGCAGATCACCGAGTTGAAGCAGGCGGCCCCGGAGCTTGAGGAACAGCGGCAGCAAGCGGTCCGGGAGACGGGCTATACGCTGGAGGAGATTGCCCAAGATCTTCAGGAGCTGGCCGAAGAGACGGCCAAGGCAGATCAGCTGGAGCTGTTCGACCCGATTGCCGCCCAGGAGATTACTGCACAAGCCAAGAAGCGGCAACAGCAGATTGAACAGGATGTGCAGGATGCGGGGAGCTTTGACGACAAGCTGAAGGCCTTCCCCGGTGTCCTTGCGGCTGCCCGCAGCCGGATTACCGGGCTGATCGACCAGAACTCCCTGCACAATATGAAGGTTAAGCCTTACGACAGCCTGGAGCAGGCTTCCGCTGCCGCCAGTTCCATGGAAGCGCCGCTGCACAGCGGCGATATGGACGAAGTGCGCCGGATTGGCGCTGATATGGATGCCCTTCTGACTGAAGCCGTGGCTATGACAGAACGCCAGGCTATGATCCGGCTGAACAACCTGAGGGATCTGGAGACTGTACGCAGCACATGGGCAACACTAAGCCAGCGGCGGAACGAATTACAGAGCCGGCTTGCCGGGGCGAAGAACCGGTTCGCCCGGCAGCACCTGGACGCTCTGGAGAAGCTGCTGGAAGAGGCCGGCGGCGCACTGCGGCAGGGCGCGGCGGAAGTACCGCAGCTCGAGACCTGGACCAGCGATGCACGCGGAGAGTATGACAATGCCCGCAGCGGGCTGGACCGGCTGCTTGCCTTGCAGGATGAGACTGCAAACAGCATGAATAGCATTAGCAGCAGTCTAGACTCTCTGGAGGAGCGCCTGGACAGCCTAAGAAGGCTGTTCACGGAAGGGCAGAGCCGGGTGGATGCTGCCTACAGTCTGCTGCACAGCAGAGGAATTGCCTCGCAGAACCGCTTCCAGCTATCCTTGCTGCCGGAGTATACCCAGTTGGAGCAGCGTCTGGCCTCGAGCCCTTACGATCTGGATCAATTGGAGGAGACAGGACGCTCCTATGCTTCGCAGATCGCGTCCTTCGTAGAAGAAGCCAACCGGCTGGTCCGCCAGAAGGAAGAGGCCGAACGCGCAGCCAGAATGGCCATGCTGCAGGAGCAGCAGCGCCGGGAGCAAGCCCGCAGACGCAATTCCGGCCCGCCGGGCGGAGGATTTGGCGGTGGAGGACGCTCCTCTGGCGGCTCTTCTTGGGGCGGCGGCGGTGGCGGCGGACGTTCCTCCGGCGGCTCTTCATTTGGCGGCGGCAAATCCGGCCGAAGCTCCGGAGGCTCCAAGTGGTAA
- a CDS encoding EAL domain-containing protein: MKRCKLLLLISIVLMLAHPAAAYAERQEIKYQAELEYPPYKYIQNGYLTGFDIDLTSMVFEKNEYLVHYSTGNWEQTYRRLTEGGIDTTGLMAVSEERKQDILFSKPVLKSYISVYSRQGLQGEVTLGTLRKYKIGVGKGQYAESVLQNEAGIPPSEYIEYATVPEALDALRQGEIDLLFENQGVVDYLIVEQGLTGNIIRKLSNLYPQDVAYGISKSKPELLSYVNARLERLISSGAFEELYQQYFFVHSDHYNEKMRNRIFTVFSIGTILLVFGAVLLRMYIRRLRRTIHSEQEFFKDVIENTGVIVWAVHGDKRSVRFNKYAELMTGLKEKEVLGVSIDELTGLEAGAAVLRDLLAKAAAQDYVTNVELRLPDHSPGAHYFSVRTALIKGMDEQAENIFVLVGIDIDERKQNELKLQLSYEELESTYEELAATEVELQDQFNKLGVSERRFRLASEGSGAYMWELDWDSGFYKLSDRWYEVMGYTEVEINSFEGGVLSIIHPDDQESARKARQEHLTGLTPIYETEYRMRTGQGEYIWFEVRGKAIVDPKDQIVLFLGSLIDISKRKQAEFKLNNSYRELEVTYEQLSATQQEIVGQYDMLLENQKNMHRLAYMDSLSNLPNRLSLLETMESYFRRTGGSAALLFVDMDNFKYINDTLGHKSGDILIRKASERLQSVVRRADMLSRLGGDEFVIFLKDIESRVDVLNLAEDIMRAFRKSFLIGESNLYVSSSIGISFYPEDGETTEEILKNADVAMYRAKEEGKSTYVVYDKSMHTPFNDRMNIEKHLRSAMNNNEFELHYQPQVQMETGLISGFEALIRWNSPVLGFVSPLTFIKIAEDSRLIIYIGEWVLREACKFMNSIQQRTGIPYKISVNISIIQLLQDDFVEIVLDGLAESGLAASSLELEITESIFMESFGSTVSKLEFLKSRGIRIALDDFGTGYSSLSYLQQLPISTLKMDKIFIDSLADKAFSESFVQTIIILGHKMGLDVVAEGVEDASQWAFLQEAHCDKVQGYLISRPVPQRQVMELLVPQRRYGAEELE; the protein is encoded by the coding sequence ATGAAGCGGTGTAAATTGTTGCTTCTAATTAGCATTGTGCTCATGCTTGCACACCCCGCTGCCGCTTATGCCGAAAGACAGGAAATTAAGTATCAGGCAGAACTGGAGTATCCGCCTTATAAGTACATACAGAATGGTTATCTGACGGGCTTCGATATTGATCTGACAAGCATGGTCTTTGAGAAGAATGAGTATCTCGTCCACTACAGCACCGGGAATTGGGAGCAGACGTACCGGAGGCTGACTGAGGGCGGGATTGATACCACCGGGCTGATGGCTGTCAGCGAGGAGAGGAAGCAGGACATTCTTTTCTCAAAGCCCGTGCTAAAAAGCTATATTTCCGTCTATTCGCGTCAAGGACTCCAGGGTGAGGTGACGCTGGGTACACTCCGTAAGTACAAGATCGGTGTTGGTAAAGGACAATATGCAGAGTCTGTCCTGCAGAATGAGGCGGGTATCCCGCCATCAGAATACATAGAATATGCAACCGTACCGGAAGCGCTAGACGCTCTGCGTCAGGGTGAGATCGACCTGCTGTTCGAGAATCAGGGGGTTGTCGATTATCTGATTGTGGAACAGGGCTTAACCGGTAATATTATCCGCAAATTGAGCAATTTGTATCCGCAGGATGTGGCCTACGGCATCAGCAAGTCCAAGCCGGAGCTGCTGTCCTACGTCAATGCTAGGCTAGAGCGTCTGATAAGCTCCGGTGCCTTCGAAGAGCTCTACCAGCAGTATTTCTTCGTGCATTCCGACCATTATAATGAAAAGATGCGTAACCGGATTTTTACTGTGTTCTCCATCGGGACCATTCTGCTGGTGTTCGGTGCCGTCCTGCTCCGGATGTATATCCGGCGGCTGCGCCGTACGATTCACTCTGAACAGGAATTCTTCAAGGATGTGATCGAGAATACCGGGGTGATTGTGTGGGCTGTTCACGGGGACAAACGGAGCGTGCGCTTCAATAAATATGCCGAGCTGATGACCGGGCTGAAGGAGAAGGAGGTGCTTGGTGTAAGCATAGATGAGCTGACCGGCCTGGAAGCTGGAGCAGCTGTGCTTAGGGATCTCCTTGCCAAAGCGGCAGCTCAGGATTATGTGACCAATGTCGAGCTGAGACTGCCCGACCATTCTCCGGGTGCGCATTATTTCTCCGTCCGCACGGCTCTCATTAAGGGGATGGACGAACAGGCGGAGAATATCTTCGTGCTGGTCGGCATCGATATTGATGAACGCAAGCAGAATGAGCTTAAGCTGCAGCTTAGCTATGAGGAGCTGGAATCCACTTATGAGGAGCTGGCGGCCACAGAGGTGGAGCTGCAGGATCAGTTCAATAAGCTGGGGGTCAGCGAGCGGAGGTTCCGCCTGGCCTCGGAAGGCTCGGGTGCTTACATGTGGGAGCTGGACTGGGACAGCGGCTTCTACAAGCTCTCGGACCGGTGGTACGAGGTGATGGGATATACCGAGGTGGAGATCAACTCCTTTGAGGGAGGCGTCCTCAGCATTATTCACCCGGATGACCAGGAATCCGCGCGCAAGGCCAGACAGGAGCATCTTACCGGACTGACCCCGATCTATGAAACCGAATACCGGATGAGAACGGGACAGGGCGAGTACATCTGGTTCGAGGTGCGGGGTAAGGCGATCGTTGATCCGAAGGATCAGATTGTCCTGTTCCTCGGCTCCCTGATCGACATTAGTAAGCGCAAGCAGGCTGAATTCAAGCTGAATAACAGCTACCGGGAGCTGGAAGTGACCTATGAGCAGCTTTCAGCGACCCAGCAGGAGATTGTAGGGCAATATGATATGCTGCTGGAGAATCAGAAGAATATGCACCGCCTGGCGTATATGGATTCGCTCAGCAATCTTCCGAACCGGCTCAGTCTGCTGGAGACGATGGAGAGTTATTTCCGCCGGACGGGCGGCAGTGCGGCGCTGCTTTTTGTAGATATGGATAATTTCAAATACATCAATGACACGCTTGGACACAAGTCCGGCGATATTCTGATCCGCAAGGCCAGTGAGCGTCTCCAGTCTGTTGTGCGCAGGGCGGATATGCTTTCGCGGCTGGGCGGAGATGAATTTGTGATTTTCCTCAAGGATATTGAGAGCCGGGTGGATGTGCTTAATCTGGCTGAGGATATTATGCGTGCGTTCCGCAAATCTTTTCTTATCGGTGAGAGCAATCTGTATGTGTCCTCCAGTATCGGGATCTCCTTCTACCCGGAAGACGGCGAGACAACGGAAGAGATTCTGAAGAACGCCGATGTAGCGATGTACCGGGCCAAGGAAGAGGGGAAAAGCACCTACGTCGTATACGATAAATCGATGCATACCCCCTTCAATGACAGGATGAATATTGAGAAGCACCTGCGCAGTGCAATGAATAATAACGAATTCGAGCTGCATTATCAGCCGCAGGTACAGATGGAGACCGGTCTGATCTCAGGCTTCGAGGCTCTGATCCGCTGGAACAGTCCGGTCCTCGGCTTCGTCTCCCCGCTCACCTTCATCAAGATCGCCGAGGATTCCCGGCTGATTATCTATATCGGCGAATGGGTGCTGCGGGAAGCCTGCAAGTTCATGAACAGCATCCAACAGCGGACCGGCATTCCTTACAAAATATCGGTGAATATCTCCATTATTCAGCTCCTGCAGGATGATTTCGTAGAGATTGTGCTGGACGGTCTGGCGGAGAGCGGCCTTGCGGCATCCAGTCTGGAGCTGGAGATCACAGAGTCCATCTTCATGGAGTCGTTCGGGAGTACGGTCAGCAAGCTGGAGTTCCTCAAGTCCCGGGGGATACGGATTGCCCTGGATGATTTCGGGACGGGGTATTCTTCCCTTAGCTATCTGCAGCAGCTGCCGATCTCTACCCTTAAGATGGATAAAATCTTCATCGATTCCCTGGCCGATAAGGCCTTTAGCGAATCTTTTGTGCAGACGATTATTATTCTGGGCCATAAGATGGGCCTGGATGTAGTAGCCGAGGGCGTGGAGGATGCCAGCCAATGGGCTTTCCTCCAGGAGGCACACTGCGATAAGGTGCAGGGATACCTGATCAGCCGGCCGGTGCCGCAGCGCCAGGTGATGGAGTTGCTCGTTCCGCAGCGAAGGTATGGAGCGGAGGAACTGGAATAG
- a CDS encoding GGDEF domain-containing protein — translation MQIPPPTPRQMYWNRVLLNTFWMAFIVYLASQLYVYLSMRGHQPELSDNPYLIRHIWIPDAILFALLLILESVHKYKPLLSEFSIILGSHLCGIVFILNLSSEYHVKPLIMLLPLLVSMIYLRENYLRASSVICLIYIIMLFLNTSITDYTLRIQNIIITLILAGTSLAGFGVIARGKDLMRSLENSVKSEQELRIQNIIMDRLSKIDPLTDLYNHKTFHEYLGWLIDHQESNPFPMQLAVIDIDNFKKVNDEYGHWVGDIVLRQVAAVMLQHIDSDDFAARYGGEEFVIILTAKTLEDSKRIMEKILMGIASLPISEMDNKSVTVSIGMHEYNGGDSKSSIFQQADDALYEAKKSGKNKIITL, via the coding sequence ATGCAGATCCCGCCGCCTACTCCTCGCCAAATGTATTGGAACCGCGTCCTCCTCAATACCTTTTGGATGGCGTTTATTGTTTATCTGGCAAGCCAGCTATATGTTTACTTATCCATGCGGGGCCACCAGCCCGAGTTGTCCGACAATCCATATCTCATTAGGCATATATGGATTCCAGATGCTATTCTGTTCGCCCTGCTACTGATTCTGGAGTCTGTTCATAAATACAAGCCGTTGTTATCCGAATTCTCAATTATTCTTGGAAGCCATCTGTGCGGCATCGTGTTCATTCTGAATCTTAGTTCCGAATATCATGTGAAGCCACTGATTATGCTGCTTCCCCTGCTGGTATCCATGATCTATCTGAGGGAGAATTATCTGAGGGCTTCCTCTGTGATTTGCCTGATCTACATCATCATGCTATTTCTGAACACCTCTATTACCGACTACACGCTACGCATCCAGAACATCATTATCACCCTCATCTTAGCCGGAACCTCCCTGGCCGGCTTCGGTGTTATAGCCCGGGGCAAGGATCTTATGCGGTCGCTCGAGAATTCGGTGAAGTCAGAGCAGGAGCTGCGCATCCAGAACATCATTATGGACAGGCTGTCCAAGATCGACCCGCTGACCGACCTGTACAACCATAAGACCTTTCATGAGTACCTGGGCTGGCTGATTGACCATCAAGAGAGCAATCCTTTTCCGATGCAGCTGGCTGTTATTGATATCGACAATTTCAAAAAGGTCAATGACGAGTACGGACACTGGGTCGGAGACATCGTTCTCCGGCAGGTCGCCGCTGTTATGCTCCAGCATATCGACTCCGATGATTTCGCAGCCCGGTACGGCGGGGAGGAATTCGTAATTATTCTGACAGCCAAGACATTGGAGGATTCGAAACGGATCATGGAGAAGATCCTCATGGGGATTGCGAGCCTCCCAATCAGCGAAATGGACAACAAATCGGTTACCGTGAGCATCGGAATGCATGAATATAACGGCGGGGATTCCAAAAGCTCTATCTTTCAGCAGGCAGACGACGCCCTGTACGAGGCCAAGAAGTCCGGCAAGAACAAAATTATCACCCTGTAG